A section of the Bradyrhizobium oligotrophicum S58 genome encodes:
- a CDS encoding CBS domain-containing protein — translation MTVRAILDIKGHKVESVEPETTLADAAKLLADRKIGAVLVMSGARMEGILSERDIVRALGERGAAVLAEPLSSVMTRRVVNCKPQDTVASIMEMMTNGKFRHLPVIEGGVVVGLISIGDVVKWRVQEYENEQEALRQYIKTA, via the coding sequence ATGACAGTACGTGCGATCCTCGACATCAAGGGCCACAAGGTCGAGAGCGTCGAGCCCGAAACCACACTCGCTGACGCCGCCAAGCTGCTGGCCGATCGCAAGATCGGTGCGGTGCTGGTGATGTCGGGAGCACGGATGGAGGGCATCCTCTCCGAGCGCGACATCGTGCGCGCGCTGGGCGAGCGCGGCGCCGCGGTTCTCGCCGAGCCGTTGTCGAGCGTGATGACGCGCCGCGTCGTCAACTGCAAGCCGCAGGACACGGTCGCATCGATCATGGAAATGATGACCAACGGCAAGTTCCGGCATCTGCCGGTGATCGAAGGCGGTGTCGTCGTCGGCCTGATCTCGATCGGCGACGTCGTGAAGTGGCGCGTCCAGGAATACGAGAACGAGCAGGAAGCGCTGCGTCAGTACATCAAGACGGCATAG
- a CDS encoding rhomboid family intramembrane serine protease, producing the protein MDSPDLPQDPPRQAPREPILNLPGALTAYILLIAVIHLRVLLPDEWDAGIIDLFAFVPKRYDQTLMDGAFPGGTPAKIWTFVSYSLLHANLTHIGFNVLWLLPFGSALARRFGAVRFYLFMAVTAAAGALAHLITHEHALAPMIGASASVSGTMAAAMRFAFVKGSFLSFSRGDAEAAATVPALSLSRALRNPRVLGFLAVWFGVNVVFGVGDLTPGADGANVAWQAHIGGFVAGLILFALFDPIPHVRHDAAPALPSDISDS; encoded by the coding sequence TTGGATTCTCCAGACCTCCCCCAGGATCCGCCGCGACAGGCACCGCGCGAACCGATCCTCAACCTGCCGGGCGCGCTGACCGCCTACATACTCCTGATCGCGGTGATCCATCTGCGTGTGCTGCTGCCGGACGAGTGGGACGCAGGGATCATCGACCTGTTCGCCTTCGTCCCGAAACGGTACGACCAGACCCTGATGGACGGCGCCTTTCCCGGCGGAACGCCGGCCAAGATCTGGACGTTCGTCAGCTACTCGCTGCTGCATGCCAATCTCACCCATATCGGCTTCAACGTGCTGTGGCTGCTGCCGTTCGGCAGCGCATTGGCGCGCCGCTTCGGCGCCGTCAGGTTCTATCTCTTCATGGCGGTGACCGCGGCGGCCGGCGCGCTGGCGCACCTCATCACTCATGAGCATGCGCTGGCGCCGATGATCGGCGCGTCGGCCTCAGTATCCGGCACCATGGCGGCGGCGATGCGCTTTGCCTTCGTGAAGGGCAGCTTCCTGTCGTTCAGCCGCGGCGATGCCGAGGCGGCGGCGACGGTGCCGGCGCTGTCGCTGTCGCGTGCGCTGCGCAATCCGCGGGTGCTCGGCTTCCTGGCGGTATGGTTCGGGGTCAACGTCGTGTTCGGCGTCGGCGACCTCACGCCCGGCGCCGATGGCGCCAATGTTGCCTGGCAGGCTCATATCGGCGGTTTCGTCGCCGGGCTCATCCTGTTTGCGCTGTTCGACCCGATCCCGCATGTGCGGCACGATGCTGCACCTGCGTTGCCATCTGACATTTCCGACAGTTAG
- a CDS encoding PAS domain-containing protein, which translates to MKHPSNRELFAYWNDRRGHAKAPERCDFEPSAVRELLGDIFVLSCDADSGFPFRMAGTRLCALLGGDVKDKSFPAQFTPASRREIEEIAMVVSEETLPAIAGVTALAPDHTTAHFELLLLPFATRAHEPISLTGLLAPFEPPKGALGPLEMVSWRYIHPPAEPIVPRTLRKLALARGLMVYEGLR; encoded by the coding sequence ATGAAACATCCGTCCAATCGCGAGCTCTTCGCCTATTGGAACGACAGGCGCGGCCATGCCAAGGCGCCGGAGCGCTGCGACTTCGAGCCGTCAGCCGTGCGCGAGCTGCTCGGCGACATCTTCGTGCTGTCCTGCGATGCCGACAGCGGCTTTCCGTTCCGCATGGCCGGCACCCGGCTGTGCGCCCTGCTCGGCGGCGACGTCAAGGACAAGAGCTTCCCCGCGCAGTTCACTCCCGCGAGCCGCCGCGAGATCGAGGAGATCGCGATGGTGGTCAGCGAGGAGACGCTGCCGGCGATCGCCGGCGTGACGGCGCTGGCGCCGGATCACACCACCGCCCATTTCGAACTCCTGCTGCTGCCGTTCGCGACCCGCGCGCACGAGCCGATCAGCCTCACCGGCCTGCTCGCACCATTCGAGCCCCCGAAGGGCGCGCTCGGACCGCTGGAAATGGTCTCGTGGCGCTACATCCATCCGCCGGCCGAGCCGATCGTGCCGCGCACGCTGCGCAAGCTCGCGCTCGCCCGCGGCCTGATGGTCTATGAGGGGCTGCGCTGA
- a CDS encoding nSTAND1 domain-containing NTPase, giving the protein MSNDHQVAPEASAPGSAPSTFTSLTELRAEHIALMRTARDRENDRDLLADVHAFIDRAQAAGRWIDSPADREAAQNIITYWTSYQFSAGDREALSATLPALDPFDPSHAPDLTSAANPYIGLNPFDEDDAGRFFGREEAVRKLLEQLREQRAVLVSGPMGSGKTSIVMAGVIPRMKSQLAGEGKSPLVLVVVPRADPFAALLASIHEVAADPALPKLETWITEQKQKLERSPETFGGLLDGLFPGRPVIMVVDQLEQIFTICSDEKTREGFVQALIGTRGQPDRTILIIEERYQQPALQLAALKSIGENPAARFSLGPPNAAEVQHIIESAATTVGLKFDEGIVEDLAKNVAGDAGALAMLQFTLGRLWHQRQRNRITWEAYHKVGKPRDALIRTAETIYAGLTSDDQAAARCVFLQLVQPDVEGFIRRRVRRDVLVQIAPAGRVDHVLERYVDAELVRRSPGVGWDDDRFDLAHSALIDGWPRLRDWLQEERDRSKAKLQLIATAQRWQASGFDAGYLLSGAALDDAASYMEGAPELKELVAASRTYNELQARRYSRARNGALIVMATLLVVAVSGWLKAFREEQSAQKSAQSAFSVVGSVLDVIQKQLNTGEIRVSNAGRLLSGAEKIYDAVEKRPEFMEYRAKLLTKSSDVYLLVGDHRHTVERIEEAKNLTDQLLAKDAENDEWQELRYEVAFRIGDAFEGRDLKRSAAELDYALRIAQKLADKNPADSEARRRIAFVENKIADSLLKKDWNGALDWYRKSLAIGTALLAQDPNDPDAQKAVADARTRIGDVLAAHDRLKEALAEYEQAMTIREALVRRESKNNVYRSNLSKIYEQVGRVHKMQGQPDDALKYFQMAVDLSAGLARDDPDNVDWKIRLARQYVIIGDSVAEQDPAGAIDRYRSALAIREEVTAKDLNNVAWTRDVADAHDRLGSAWRRQHDFVNTLREYDAGLQIRLQLATRFPDDGNRQLELAEGYERIGDAAREQSEPGQDASSLQDAVEAYRKGLVVVSALIAKNPNSGAEKVRDRLQAKLSALTTIR; this is encoded by the coding sequence ATGTCGAACGATCACCAAGTTGCGCCGGAAGCGTCGGCACCAGGATCGGCGCCGTCAACATTCACCTCGCTCACCGAATTGCGCGCCGAACACATTGCGCTGATGCGCACGGCCCGCGATCGAGAGAACGATCGGGATCTGCTCGCCGACGTCCATGCGTTCATCGATCGGGCGCAGGCGGCGGGACGATGGATAGATTCACCGGCCGACCGCGAGGCTGCCCAGAATATCATTACCTACTGGACGTCGTATCAGTTTTCGGCCGGCGATCGGGAGGCTCTCTCTGCCACGCTGCCAGCCCTCGACCCCTTCGACCCATCGCACGCCCCCGACCTCACCAGCGCTGCCAATCCCTACATTGGGTTGAACCCATTCGACGAAGACGACGCGGGACGCTTTTTCGGGCGCGAGGAGGCCGTCAGAAAACTTCTGGAGCAGCTTCGCGAGCAGCGAGCCGTGCTCGTCTCCGGCCCGATGGGAAGCGGCAAGACATCGATCGTAATGGCCGGCGTCATCCCAAGGATGAAGTCGCAGCTTGCCGGGGAAGGCAAGAGCCCGCTCGTTCTGGTCGTAGTGCCGAGAGCAGATCCGTTCGCCGCGTTGCTCGCGAGCATCCATGAGGTCGCTGCCGATCCCGCATTACCCAAACTCGAAACATGGATCACCGAGCAGAAGCAGAAGCTCGAACGTTCGCCAGAGACTTTTGGCGGCCTGCTCGACGGCTTGTTTCCGGGGCGACCCGTTATCATGGTCGTCGATCAGCTCGAGCAGATCTTTACGATCTGCTCGGACGAGAAGACGAGGGAGGGCTTCGTTCAGGCACTGATCGGAACGCGTGGTCAGCCGGATCGGACCATTCTCATTATCGAGGAGCGGTACCAGCAACCGGCGCTTCAGCTCGCCGCGCTCAAGTCGATCGGGGAAAATCCGGCCGCACGCTTCTCGCTTGGGCCGCCCAACGCTGCCGAAGTGCAGCACATCATCGAGAGCGCGGCCACCACGGTCGGGCTCAAGTTCGACGAGGGAATCGTCGAAGACCTCGCCAAGAACGTTGCCGGCGATGCGGGCGCGCTGGCCATGCTGCAATTTACCCTGGGCAGGCTGTGGCACCAGCGCCAGCGCAACCGCATCACCTGGGAAGCCTATCACAAGGTGGGCAAGCCGCGAGACGCTCTGATCCGTACAGCAGAAACGATTTACGCCGGCCTGACGTCTGACGACCAGGCCGCCGCGAGGTGCGTCTTCCTGCAACTGGTGCAGCCCGACGTGGAAGGGTTCATCCGCCGCCGGGTGCGGCGGGACGTCCTGGTGCAGATCGCGCCTGCCGGCCGCGTCGACCACGTTCTGGAGAGATATGTGGATGCCGAGCTCGTCCGGCGCAGCCCAGGCGTCGGCTGGGACGACGATCGCTTCGACCTGGCCCACAGCGCGCTCATCGACGGCTGGCCGCGATTGCGCGACTGGCTGCAGGAGGAGCGGGACCGGTCCAAGGCGAAGCTGCAGCTCATCGCGACGGCGCAGCGCTGGCAAGCATCCGGCTTCGATGCCGGTTACCTGCTCTCTGGCGCCGCTCTGGACGACGCGGCGTCCTACATGGAGGGCGCGCCGGAGCTCAAGGAACTCGTGGCGGCCAGTCGAACCTACAACGAACTGCAGGCGCGACGATATTCCCGCGCCAGGAACGGCGCGCTGATTGTCATGGCGACCTTGCTCGTCGTTGCGGTGTCGGGCTGGCTAAAGGCTTTCCGGGAGGAACAATCCGCGCAGAAGAGCGCGCAAAGTGCATTTTCCGTCGTTGGGAGCGTGCTCGATGTAATCCAGAAGCAGCTCAATACCGGTGAAATCCGGGTCTCGAATGCGGGACGGCTGCTGAGCGGTGCGGAGAAGATTTACGATGCCGTCGAGAAACGGCCGGAATTCATGGAGTATCGCGCCAAGCTGCTGACGAAGTCCTCGGACGTGTACCTGCTGGTTGGAGACCATCGCCATACCGTGGAACGAATCGAAGAGGCCAAAAACCTCACTGATCAGCTTCTCGCGAAGGACGCCGAGAACGACGAGTGGCAGGAACTGCGTTATGAGGTCGCGTTCCGGATTGGAGACGCCTTCGAGGGCCGTGATCTGAAGCGCTCCGCAGCGGAACTTGATTATGCGCTGCGGATTGCGCAGAAGCTGGCTGACAAGAATCCCGCGGACAGCGAGGCGCGCCGAAGAATCGCCTTTGTCGAGAACAAGATTGCGGACAGCCTCCTGAAAAAGGACTGGAACGGCGCCCTGGATTGGTACCGGAAATCCCTTGCGATTGGCACCGCCCTCCTGGCTCAGGACCCGAACGACCCGGATGCGCAGAAGGCCGTGGCGGATGCCCGGACCCGGATTGGCGATGTCCTTGCTGCGCACGATCGTCTGAAGGAAGCTCTGGCCGAATACGAGCAGGCAATGACGATACGGGAGGCCTTGGTCCGCAGGGAATCCAAAAACAACGTCTATCGATCCAACTTGTCGAAGATCTACGAGCAGGTCGGCCGTGTGCACAAGATGCAAGGCCAGCCTGACGACGCATTGAAGTATTTCCAGATGGCAGTCGACCTCTCAGCCGGCCTCGCCCGCGACGATCCCGACAATGTCGACTGGAAAATTCGTCTCGCCCGCCAATACGTCATCATCGGCGATTCGGTGGCAGAACAGGATCCGGCGGGCGCGATCGACAGATACCGCAGCGCTCTGGCAATTCGCGAGGAGGTCACCGCAAAGGACCTCAATAACGTGGCATGGACGCGCGACGTAGCCGACGCGCACGACAGGCTTGGGAGCGCGTGGCGAAGGCAGCACGACTTCGTAAACACGCTCAGGGAATATGATGCCGGCCTGCAAATCCGGTTGCAGCTCGCGACAAGGTTTCCCGACGATGGCAATCGTCAACTTGAGCTGGCGGAAGGCTACGAGCGCATCGGTGACGCCGCGCGCGAGCAGAGCGAGCCGGGACAAGATGCCAGCTCCCTGCAAGATGCCGTCGAGGCCTATCGCAAGGGCCTCGTCGTCGTCAGCGCACTCATCGCCAAAAACCCGAACAGCGGGGCAGAGAAGGTGCGCGACAGGCTCCAGGCGAAACTCTCGGCCCTGACAACGATCCGCTAG
- a CDS encoding trypsin-like peptidase domain-containing protein, giving the protein MIPGVDFGEFQEALVAAFNPRELEMMVRVRLNERLENIVAPGPNDYVAFQLIDWAERKGATIVLDLARAAYLTKPDHEKVRRLYEKFGMAPTMSVQSAGKSVTGAPERVTASGLEAIVRPRLTIFDMGVWRECMAQIEGQVCRIEFDGNAMGTGFLIGPDLVLTNYHVLESAIEGTARPAAITCHFDYKVLTGGSRSEGVVVPLHASDWRIDFARYSQAEADGQPDRDLPAADELDFVLARLARSIGNEPIDKNAGSGAPRRRWIAMPKTQPPLQIDMPLLIAQHPDGSPLKLAVDTQAVLGVNGNGTRVRYATNSDRGSSGSPCFNMEWSLVAMHHMGDPAWGSPKFNQGIPIGVIRQRLAGKIEFEAP; this is encoded by the coding sequence GTGATACCGGGGGTCGATTTCGGCGAATTCCAGGAAGCGCTTGTCGCAGCGTTCAACCCTAGAGAGTTGGAGATGATGGTCCGCGTTCGGTTAAACGAGCGGCTGGAGAACATTGTTGCCCCCGGTCCGAACGACTACGTGGCGTTTCAGCTGATCGACTGGGCCGAGCGCAAAGGCGCGACGATCGTCCTCGATCTGGCCCGCGCTGCATATCTTACGAAGCCGGACCACGAGAAAGTACGACGCCTTTACGAGAAATTCGGCATGGCGCCGACGATGTCGGTGCAGAGCGCGGGCAAGTCCGTCACCGGGGCGCCCGAGCGCGTCACGGCAAGCGGCCTCGAAGCCATCGTGCGTCCGCGACTCACGATCTTCGACATGGGCGTGTGGCGAGAGTGCATGGCGCAGATCGAGGGCCAAGTTTGCCGCATCGAGTTTGACGGCAACGCGATGGGCACCGGCTTCTTGATCGGACCGGATCTCGTTCTTACCAACTACCACGTGCTCGAGTCCGCAATCGAGGGGACGGCACGTCCGGCCGCGATCACCTGCCATTTTGACTACAAGGTTCTCACCGGCGGCTCGCGCTCGGAAGGAGTTGTCGTGCCGCTACACGCTTCAGACTGGCGCATCGACTTCGCGCGTTACAGCCAGGCCGAGGCCGACGGTCAGCCGGATCGTGATCTTCCAGCGGCGGACGAACTCGATTTCGTACTCGCGCGCTTGGCGCGATCCATCGGCAACGAACCGATCGACAAGAACGCCGGCTCCGGTGCCCCTCGACGGCGCTGGATCGCAATGCCCAAGACACAGCCGCCACTTCAGATCGACATGCCGCTGCTGATAGCCCAGCATCCGGACGGGAGCCCTTTGAAACTCGCCGTCGACACGCAAGCCGTGCTCGGCGTGAACGGCAACGGCACACGGGTTCGCTATGCCACTAACAGCGACCGAGGCTCATCGGGGTCCCCGTGCTTCAATATGGAATGGTCGCTGGTTGCGATGCATCACATGGGCGACCCTGCCTGGGGCTCGCCGAAATTCAACCAGGGCATTCCGATTGGCGTTATCCGCCAGCGGCTTGCAGGAAAGATCGAATTCGAGGCGCCATGA
- a CDS encoding MBL fold metallo-hydrolase, with the protein MKPALGYVVEFDGKKVVLSGDTKPDPRVEKAAEAADLLIHEVAVIDPGLLTSFPSYRAIQDHHTSPEEAGRIFSEAKPKLAVYSHIVFATVKPVQNVPEDALIARTPTSYQGPLVVGRDVSSLIISDDVKAFAPDGSPIAPLTGAQ; encoded by the coding sequence ATCAAGCCGGCGCTCGGCTATGTCGTCGAATTCGACGGCAAGAAGGTCGTGCTGTCCGGCGACACCAAGCCCGATCCCCGCGTCGAGAAGGCGGCGGAAGCTGCCGATCTCCTCATCCATGAGGTGGCCGTGATCGATCCGGGGTTGCTCACATCCTTTCCGAGCTACCGTGCCATCCAGGACCACCACACCTCGCCCGAGGAGGCCGGCAGGATCTTCAGCGAGGCGAAGCCGAAGCTCGCGGTGTACTCGCACATCGTGTTTGCGACCGTGAAACCGGTGCAGAACGTGCCCGAAGATGCGCTGATCGCGCGCACACCAACGAGCTATCAGGGCCCGCTCGTCGTCGGGCGGGATGTCAGCTCGTTGATCATCTCCGATGATGTCAAAGCGTTCGCGCCCGACGGCAGTCCGATCGCGCCGCTGACCGGCGCGCAGTGA
- a CDS encoding PilZ domain-containing protein, with translation MALPNKKLSLPAAEERRRFQRVKVHLLGRYMLPDRREFPCQVINMSPGGLALLAPGIGNVGDRVIAYLDHIGRVEGKITRIIDNGFAMTIGATARKRDKLAAQLTWLANRDILNLPEDRRHDRIIPRNPIAVLTLEDGTKMTCRIIDMSLSGAAIAAETKPPMKSLVMLGRVQSRVVRNLEGGFAIEFMHAQLAETLEESVTAR, from the coding sequence ATGGCGTTGCCGAATAAAAAACTCTCTCTTCCGGCCGCCGAGGAGCGCCGCCGTTTCCAGCGGGTCAAGGTCCACCTGCTCGGCCGCTACATGCTGCCCGACCGCCGTGAGTTTCCCTGCCAGGTGATCAACATGTCGCCGGGCGGGCTCGCGCTGCTCGCCCCCGGCATCGGCAATGTCGGCGACCGCGTGATCGCCTATCTCGACCATATCGGCCGCGTCGAGGGCAAGATCACCCGCATCATCGACAACGGCTTTGCGATGACGATCGGCGCGACCGCGCGCAAGCGCGACAAGCTCGCGGCCCAGCTGACCTGGCTCGCCAACCGCGACATCCTCAATTTGCCGGAGGATCGCCGCCACGACCGTATCATTCCGCGCAACCCGATCGCGGTGCTGACGCTCGAGGACGGCACCAAGATGACCTGCCGCATCATCGACATGTCGCTGTCGGGCGCGGCCATCGCGGCGGAGACCAAGCCGCCGATGAAATCGCTGGTCATGCTCGGCCGCGTGCAGTCGCGCGTGGTGCGAAATCTCGAGGGCGGCTTCGCCATCGAGTTCATGCACGCACAACTTGCCGAAACGCTCGAAGAGAGCGTTACCGCGCGGTAA
- a CDS encoding transglutaminase-like cysteine peptidase, giving the protein MVKRTGQAKGLAVAAFLMAMGTMAHAGDDRVLYASLGDTTRAPIGWIEFCTETPEECRGGASQARDIVLSQTAWRDLLKVNRWVNENVKPITDMDHWGVVEKWSLPTDGYGDCEDYVLLKRKLLIDAGWPREALLITVVRDKKGEGHAVLTVKTDKGEYVLDNQNENVVAWTETGYRFVKRQSQSDPNVWVSLGDGRPAVATASARER; this is encoded by the coding sequence ATGGTCAAGCGGACGGGACAGGCAAAGGGATTGGCGGTCGCAGCCTTCCTGATGGCGATGGGGACGATGGCGCATGCCGGTGATGACCGGGTGCTCTATGCGAGCCTTGGCGACACCACGCGGGCCCCGATCGGCTGGATCGAGTTCTGCACCGAGACTCCCGAGGAATGCCGCGGCGGCGCGTCGCAGGCCCGCGACATCGTGCTCTCCCAGACGGCGTGGCGCGACCTGCTAAAGGTCAATCGCTGGGTCAATGAGAACGTCAAGCCCATCACCGACATGGACCATTGGGGCGTGGTCGAGAAATGGTCGCTGCCGACCGACGGCTACGGCGACTGCGAGGACTACGTGCTGTTGAAGCGTAAGCTGCTGATCGATGCCGGCTGGCCCCGCGAGGCGCTGCTGATCACGGTGGTGCGCGACAAGAAGGGTGAAGGACATGCCGTCCTCACCGTGAAGACCGACAAGGGTGAATACGTGCTCGACAATCAGAACGAGAACGTCGTCGCCTGGACCGAGACCGGCTACCGCTTCGTCAAGCGGCAGTCGCAGAGCGACCCGAATGTGTGGGTCTCGCTCGGCGACGGTCGCCCGGCAGTGGCCACCGCCAGCGCAAGAGAGCGCTGA
- a CDS encoding dienelactone hydrolase family protein, whose protein sequence is MTASAAVTAGYTLAAGPVRAEVITTDTSGLNAGDAKVKVADGEMPVYFARPASASNPPVVLVAMEIFGLHQYIKDVTRRLAKLGVLAVAPDYYFRKGTDLTKISEIKDLLPIVNAKPDAELLSDLDATVAWAKSQGGDTSRLGIVGFCRGGRNVWEYAAHNAGLKAGVAFYGPLIDPPNPVWPKSPTQLAPDMKAPVLGLYGEADTGIPVASVEAMKAALAEHKKTAEFKIYPGAPHGFHADYRPSYRQEAAEDAWAQMQAWFKKYGVLS, encoded by the coding sequence ATGACGGCATCCGCGGCCGTCACGGCCGGCTACACCTTGGCCGCAGGCCCCGTCCGGGCCGAGGTCATCACCACCGACACCAGCGGCCTCAATGCAGGCGACGCGAAGGTCAAGGTCGCGGACGGCGAGATGCCGGTCTATTTTGCCAGGCCCGCCAGCGCCAGCAATCCGCCCGTCGTCCTGGTCGCGATGGAGATCTTCGGCCTGCATCAATACATCAAGGACGTGACGCGCCGTCTCGCCAAGCTCGGCGTCCTCGCGGTCGCGCCGGACTACTACTTCCGCAAGGGCACCGACCTCACCAAGATCAGCGAGATCAAGGATCTGCTGCCGATCGTGAATGCGAAGCCTGATGCGGAGCTGCTGTCCGACCTCGACGCGACGGTGGCCTGGGCCAAGTCACAGGGCGGCGACACCTCGCGACTCGGCATCGTCGGCTTCTGCCGCGGCGGCCGCAACGTGTGGGAATATGCCGCCCACAATGCCGGACTGAAGGCCGGCGTCGCATTCTACGGTCCGCTGATCGATCCGCCCAATCCGGTCTGGCCGAAGAGCCCGACGCAGCTCGCGCCCGACATGAAGGCGCCCGTGCTCGGCCTCTATGGCGAAGCCGACACCGGCATTCCCGTCGCCAGCGTGGAGGCGATGAAGGCGGCGCTCGCCGAGCACAAGAAGACCGCGGAGTTCAAGATCTATCCCGGCGCGCCGCACGGCTTCCATGCAGACTATCGCCCGAGCTATCGCCAGGAGGCGGCCGAGGACGCCTGGGCGCAGATGCAGGCGTGGTTCAAGAAGTATGGTGTGCTGAGCTGA
- a CDS encoding gamma carbonic anhydrase family protein: MAIYELDGQAPELPADGNYYIADNATVIGRVKLGAEVTVWFGAVIRGDNDRIEIGDGSNIQDNATCHVDPGFPLRVGRNVTVGHNVILHGCTVEDDALIGMGSIVMNGAHIRRGSVVGAGAIITEGKDFPEYALIIGAPARVVRTLEPAQVERMGIAAKAYVAKGPRYTKGLKKIG; the protein is encoded by the coding sequence ATGGCCATCTACGAACTCGACGGGCAGGCGCCCGAGTTGCCGGCCGACGGCAACTACTACATCGCCGACAATGCGACGGTGATCGGACGCGTGAAGCTTGGCGCTGAGGTCACCGTCTGGTTCGGCGCCGTCATTCGCGGCGACAATGACCGGATCGAGATCGGCGACGGCTCCAACATCCAGGACAACGCCACCTGCCATGTCGACCCCGGCTTCCCGCTGCGGGTCGGCAGGAACGTCACGGTCGGCCACAACGTGATCCTGCACGGCTGCACCGTCGAGGATGACGCGCTGATCGGGATGGGCTCCATCGTCATGAATGGCGCCCACATCCGCCGCGGCAGCGTCGTCGGCGCCGGCGCCATCATCACCGAAGGCAAGGACTTCCCGGAATACGCGCTGATCATCGGTGCGCCCGCCCGCGTCGTCCGCACGCTCGAGCCGGCGCAGGTCGAGCGGATGGGGATCGCGGCCAAAGCCTATGTCGCCAAGGGACCGCGCTACACCAAGGGCCTGAAGAAGATCGGCTGA
- a CDS encoding DUF6949 family protein → MSAEAFNSLFSLLIGFALAGALASGYQVYAERPPGFELLQEGVTPRRFAAVPFLVFAAPFIIMRNTLRGARIERRRFEFVMLATVIAGFWSMMSGTFIVMTLRAAGVLA, encoded by the coding sequence ATGTCGGCAGAAGCGTTCAATTCCCTGTTCTCGCTCCTCATCGGTTTCGCCTTGGCCGGCGCCTTGGCCAGCGGCTATCAGGTCTATGCCGAGCGTCCCCCCGGTTTCGAGCTGCTGCAGGAGGGCGTCACGCCACGCCGCTTCGCTGCCGTGCCCTTCCTGGTGTTCGCGGCCCCCTTCATCATCATGCGCAACACCCTGCGCGGTGCCCGCATCGAGCGCCGCCGCTTCGAGTTCGTCATGCTGGCGACCGTGATCGCCGGCTTCTGGAGCATGATGTCCGGCACCTTCATCGTGATGACCCTGCGCGCCGCGGGCGTGCTGGCCTAG
- a CDS encoding DUF3126 family protein, protein MDVQEVRKLDAYLKRVFGNPKIRVVPRPKKEDSAEVYIGEEFIGVLFVDDEDDDRSFQFQMAILEDDLVE, encoded by the coding sequence GTGGACGTTCAGGAAGTCAGGAAGCTCGACGCATATCTGAAGCGCGTGTTCGGCAATCCCAAGATCCGCGTGGTGCCGCGGCCGAAGAAGGAAGACTCAGCCGAAGTCTATATCGGCGAGGAGTTCATCGGCGTGCTGTTCGTCGACGATGAGGACGACGATCGCTCGTTCCAGTTCCAGATGGCTATTCTGGAAGACGATTTGGTGGAGTAG
- the cysE gene encoding serine O-acetyltransferase: MAIHQTHQQSGKLAALDPIWDRIRHEAEEIVRREPELATFIYSTVLHHSRLEDAVVHRVADRLDHSALSGDLIRQTFNDALRDEPDLGHAFRADLVAVYDRDPATSRFIDPLLYFKGFHALQTHRLAHWLHRKSRKDFSFYLQSRSSAVFQTDINPAARIGRGIFLDHATGFVCGETAIIEDNVSILHGVTLGGTGKENEDRHPKIRHGVLIGAGAKVLGNIEVGHCARIAAGSVVVKPVPNNVTVAGVPAKIVGEAGCAEPSRTMDQMINAIGI; this comes from the coding sequence ATGGCCATTCATCAGACCCATCAACAGAGCGGAAAGCTCGCAGCCCTCGATCCGATCTGGGATCGGATTCGCCACGAGGCCGAAGAGATCGTCCGGCGCGAGCCCGAGCTCGCGACGTTCATCTATTCGACGGTCCTGCACCACAGCCGGCTGGAAGATGCGGTCGTGCACCGCGTCGCCGACCGCCTCGATCATTCGGCGCTGTCCGGCGACCTGATCCGCCAGACCTTCAATGATGCGCTGCGCGATGAGCCGGATCTCGGCCACGCGTTTCGGGCCGATCTGGTCGCCGTCTACGATCGCGATCCCGCGACCTCGCGCTTCATCGATCCGCTGCTCTACTTCAAGGGCTTCCACGCGCTGCAGACGCACCGGCTGGCGCACTGGCTGCATCGCAAGAGCCGCAAGGATTTCTCGTTCTATCTGCAGAGCCGTTCGTCGGCGGTGTTCCAGACCGACATCAATCCGGCCGCCCGCATCGGCCGCGGCATCTTCCTCGATCATGCCACCGGCTTCGTCTGCGGCGAGACCGCCATCATCGAGGACAACGTCTCGATCCTGCACGGCGTGACCCTCGGCGGCACCGGCAAGGAGAATGAGGACCGTCACCCCAAGATCCGTCACGGTGTGCTGATCGGCGCCGGCGCCAAGGTGCTCGGCAACATCGAGGTCGGTCATTGCGCGCGTATCGCCGCCGGCTCCGTCGTCGTGAAGCCGGTGCCGAACAATGTCACCGTCGCAGGCGTGCCGGCGAAGATCGTCGGCGAGGCCGGATGTGCGGAGCCGTCGCGCACCATGGACCAGATGATCAACGCGATCGGCATCTGA